A stretch of the Clostridia bacterium genome encodes the following:
- the rpmB gene encoding 50S ribosomal protein L28: MSRVCSVCGKGKMSGNKVSHSNRKTRRAFNANLLKADNLVINGTNVEGYICTRCLRTARKQQAKA; encoded by the coding sequence ATGTCTAGAGTTTGCTCTGTATGCGGCAAAGGCAAAATGAGCGGAAATAAGGTAAGCCATTCAAACCGCAAAACCAGACGTGCATTTAATGCTAATTTGCTAAAAGCAGATAATCTTGTTATAAACGGAACTAATGTTGAGGGCTATATTTGCACTCGTTGTCTGCGTACTGCTCGTAAGCAACAAGCAAAAGCATAA
- a CDS encoding DNA-3-methyladenine glycosylase, with the protein MQNYQRLDESFYLQDTLTVAKQLLGKRFVRKIGDKVLSGMIVETEAYIGAIDEASHSHRGMTERNKIMWERGGFLYVYQIYGMYYCMNVVTEKEGTAAAVLIRAIEPLENIEIMANNRHIDLCVKSKKFLITSGPGRACQAFDIKKLHNGTDLINDENITITEYKDYSLSDIVVTPRINIDYAPSAVDFPWRFFIKDNPYVSRHKNNSRILT; encoded by the coding sequence ATGCAAAACTACCAAAGACTTGATGAAAGCTTTTATTTGCAGGATACACTTACCGTTGCCAAACAATTATTAGGCAAACGTTTTGTTCGCAAAATAGGCGACAAAGTTTTGTCCGGAATGATTGTTGAAACTGAAGCTTACATAGGAGCAATTGATGAAGCTTCTCATTCTCACAGAGGTATGACAGAACGCAATAAAATAATGTGGGAAAGGGGAGGATTTTTATATGTCTATCAGATCTACGGAATGTATTATTGTATGAATGTTGTTACCGAAAAAGAAGGAACAGCAGCGGCCGTTTTGATAAGAGCAATTGAGCCTTTGGAAAACATCGAAATAATGGCGAATAATAGACATATAGATTTGTGCGTAAAATCAAAAAAGTTTTTAATAACATCAGGACCGGGCAGGGCTTGCCAAGCATTCGATATTAAAAAATTACATAATGGTACTGATCTAATAAATGACGAAAATATAACTATAACTGAATATAAAGATTATTCTTTATCCGATATTGTTGTTACGCCTAGAATTAATATAGATTATGCTCCTTCTGCGGTAGACTTTCCATGGCGTTTTTTTATAAAGGACAACCCTTATGTTTCAAGACATAAAAATAACTCTCGCATTTTAACTTAA